Proteins from one Prosthecobacter sp. genomic window:
- a CDS encoding type II toxin-antitoxin system prevent-host-death family antitoxin translates to MNMLLAKDIVSVTDFARGTKEHLAEMAVTNRPRVLTQNGKAAAVVMSVEMYDEMSHDAYERKMDMELKMTLEAYARGERGRPLDEVFGDLERKHFSKHQAK, encoded by the coding sequence ATGAATATGCTATTGGCCAAAGACATCGTGAGCGTGACGGATTTCGCTCGCGGCACCAAGGAACACCTTGCGGAGATGGCGGTGACGAATCGTCCTCGTGTGCTGACGCAAAACGGCAAGGCCGCTGCTGTGGTCATGTCTGTGGAGATGTATGACGAGATGTCTCACGATGCCTACGAGCGGAAGATGGACATGGAGTTGAAGATGACTCTGGAGGCGTATGCGCGGGGTGAGCGGGGACGTCCGTTGGATGAGGTTTTTGGTGATCTGGAGAGGAAACACTTCAGCAAGCATCAGGCAAAATGA
- a CDS encoding response regulator transcription factor, which produces MPIRILIIDDHFVQRLGLTVAINNEKDLRIAGQGGSVAEAVALYEKLKPDVTLMDFSLPDGTGVEAVKRIREKHDDAQILMLTVLDGEEDVFRASDAGAAGYLTKSADAKTLIAAIREVADGGTFFPESARAKIAARMKREPLTPRELEIVHLMVEGLSNKEMGTRLGIADGTAKLHVAKVLAKLGALDRTRAAILAVERGIVRLGK; this is translated from the coding sequence ATGCCCATCCGCATACTCATCATCGACGACCATTTCGTGCAGCGCCTGGGGTTGACGGTGGCCATCAACAACGAAAAAGACCTCCGCATCGCCGGCCAGGGCGGCAGTGTGGCGGAGGCGGTGGCGCTCTATGAGAAGTTGAAGCCCGATGTGACGCTGATGGACTTCTCTTTACCCGACGGAACGGGGGTGGAGGCCGTGAAGCGCATCCGCGAAAAGCATGATGACGCTCAAATCCTCATGCTCACCGTGCTCGATGGTGAAGAAGATGTCTTCCGCGCCAGTGACGCCGGAGCGGCGGGCTATCTGACGAAGTCGGCGGATGCGAAGACGCTCATCGCCGCGATTCGAGAGGTGGCGGATGGCGGCACGTTTTTCCCGGAGTCCGCCCGCGCTAAAATCGCAGCGCGGATGAAACGCGAGCCGCTGACGCCGCGTGAGCTGGAGATCGTGCATCTCATGGTCGAAGGACTCAGCAACAAGGAGATGGGGACCCGCCTCGGCATCGCCGATGGCACGGCAAAACTGCATGTGGCGAAGGTGCTGGCGAAGCTCGGTGCCCTGGATCGCACGCGAGCGGCCATTCTAGCCGTGGAGCGTGGAATTGTAAGGCTGGGGAAATGA
- a CDS encoding LamG-like jellyroll fold domain-containing protein, translated as MTVHLFLARFYLRSVFFAISAIVALAPVCLHADLVNRWSFNNTSGAVTPGTALMDSVSGTTALVVGTGATFSGSQLTLPGNTGGVQTAANIAGYLDLPNGILSSKISVTLEAWATPLSVKGWMRLFDFGRSADAGVGGGAAGEITANTTVAPAGGAPSDNLMLTFCRGADLGLQRFEVMRNGAFMGNRDTNWPTTAGQQYHYAMVFEGSASAYGAAGGQLTWYRDGVVIATMPVAFKLADLQDVNNWIGRSNWTWDSNAHMSLNELRIYDHALTQEDITANRLAGPNALTASLVNRWSFNATAGTAAGGTTMVDEVSGAVAQVVGTGSTFTGTALTLPGTTNGLQTASDIAGYVDLPNGLLSSKTNLTLETWATPLSMKPWMRLFDFGRVRGPGTGGGATGEITNTTTTAPGFTFSQDAMTWIIAREADLGLQRQESGQNSGGRAAFDSTAPTTLNQQYHYVITFEDGVGDFGTDGGILKWYRDGAQIASISVQGRLSTLEDVNNWIGRSQWSGDMMAHMALNELRLYSRTMAPAEIAANTTAGPAGTPTSIANRWSFNEAAGAAAAGTALTDSVGGAVAVVKGNGSTFDGAQLTLPGTTNGDQTAANISGYVDLPNGIISSKTNLTVEIWATPISAQAWMRVFDFGRVNGAGVGGGAVGEVLENATTASGFTRARRNLMLSFAVGTDLNAQLIEMLTPGGGAWQDAALATTAGQQYHYVMTFEDGLGDFGAEGGVVKWYRDGALAASYSVPFRLATYQDVNAWLGRSQWTADSNAHVSFNEFRVYDYAMPADVVIANRDAGPDAPPVQAPSWTVAPTPVNRWTFNSAAGTAPSGTVFTDVISGTPAIVRGHGATLNGAKITLPGGTNGNQTAANISAYLDLPNGILSSKPNFTAEAWCAPLSSQTDQRLFDFGRTTATRGPGALLGEIIDDGTIGGFGGFDNLCLTLNSGAAFGQNRLEGQYNGAAPILFETNLTAVTVPGREYHYVLVVEDNAGLYGTGGCVSKWYRNGVLQDVLPYPFHMNQLADVNNWVGRSQYSGDMNAHFALNEMRIYDRALTPAEIVASYYAGAEAQYGPVAAVADSVTIHAGQKVRVDVVQNDTGGIADPLYLEVTTAPAVGTATVQNDGTILYAHAGVNTAPVTFAYRLLGQGGWSAPATVTVNVSTALRIATVGLNVPDAPPMNSVQVADAFSGVQFVKPVAATSPPGDTQRLFVCELDGKLKVIPDVTAATPTSAVVLDLPALLATRIGEVIDPGPFNENGLLGMAFHPQFATNGYFFVTYTVQKASDPTVWYNRLSRFTIPAGQISSPTPAADPASELIFIERRTRGANHHGGDIHFGADGYLYTAYGDEENANDFRNNSQRIDLNFFGAMLRIDVDRLPGNLEPNPHASVPTDSGVARYKVPANNPYVGVTTFNGVTLTPANVRTEFWAVGLRSPWRFSIDAPTGELWCGDVGQDVYEEVHLLASGTNAGWAFRDGLHPGPKAAQAPGGFTSSDPLYEYLHTGVAGGDGNFKGNSVIGGVVYRGTGISSLTGAYIFGDHVSGHVWALTRPGGTASVQRIAGSPGTVGFARDPSNGDVLLLSIYEGRIKRLASSALPDDSYPATLSATGVFADLTDLAPAPGVLPYTPNLTFWSDFAVKSRWFTLPDAGSKMTWSKDGVWTFPNGGVWVKHFDMEMTRGNPATKKRLETRLLVKNTSGVYGVSYRWNEAQTEATLVADAGEEFDLNIIENGTPRVQHWGIPSRSQCLACHTSNAGGMLSFNTRQLNRNGTLNGFTGNQLELLQAAGYFHNTVPSTNLLPRHVRPDETAFPIEARVRSYLDVNCSYCHQPGGSGPAWDGRAHLTLTQTGMINGFGVALHAGDKLIVPGDTLHSIILSRTGATNGYARMPPLATSEVDQTGIQLLTDWINTSLPSRQTYSDWRLAQFGSSTSPEGASNVDADADGATNMAEFLALTNPLSGVSYLKPQLGAAGTTATLTFDVPANRSFIIETTADLVNWVQWDTPGNNGQAQPGGSVTISGPSNGVRQFFRLRLSEN; from the coding sequence ATGACCGTCCATCTCTTTCTCGCACGTTTTTATCTGCGGAGTGTTTTCTTCGCCATCTCGGCAATCGTAGCGCTCGCGCCGGTTTGTTTGCACGCTGATCTGGTGAACCGCTGGTCGTTCAACAACACCTCGGGCGCGGTGACTCCTGGCACGGCGCTGATGGATAGTGTGAGTGGCACGACGGCGCTGGTGGTGGGGACGGGCGCGACTTTTTCAGGCAGTCAGCTCACTCTGCCGGGCAATACGGGCGGCGTCCAGACGGCGGCGAACATCGCGGGGTATCTCGATCTGCCGAATGGCATCCTTTCCTCAAAAATTAGCGTGACCCTGGAGGCATGGGCCACACCGCTTTCAGTGAAGGGATGGATGCGGTTGTTTGACTTCGGAAGATCGGCGGATGCGGGAGTCGGCGGTGGTGCGGCGGGAGAGATCACGGCGAATACGACGGTGGCTCCGGCTGGCGGGGCGCCTTCGGACAATTTGATGCTGACGTTCTGCCGTGGCGCTGATCTTGGCCTGCAACGCTTCGAGGTCATGCGCAACGGTGCTTTCATGGGGAATCGCGACACGAACTGGCCGACGACGGCGGGGCAGCAGTATCATTATGCGATGGTGTTCGAAGGCAGCGCGAGCGCCTACGGAGCCGCAGGCGGACAACTGACGTGGTATCGCGATGGCGTGGTGATCGCGACGATGCCGGTGGCTTTTAAGCTCGCTGACTTGCAGGACGTGAACAACTGGATTGGACGCTCAAACTGGACCTGGGACTCGAATGCGCACATGTCGCTGAATGAGCTGCGCATTTACGATCATGCGCTGACGCAGGAAGACATCACCGCGAATCGACTGGCGGGGCCGAATGCGCTGACGGCGAGTCTCGTGAATCGCTGGTCGTTCAATGCCACAGCGGGCACGGCTGCGGGCGGCACGACGATGGTGGATGAAGTCAGCGGCGCGGTGGCGCAGGTGGTGGGCACGGGTTCGACCTTCACAGGCACGGCACTGACACTGCCAGGCACGACGAACGGGCTGCAAACCGCGTCAGACATCGCGGGTTATGTCGATCTGCCAAACGGGCTGCTTTCGTCCAAGACAAACCTCACGCTGGAGACCTGGGCCACTCCGCTGTCGATGAAGCCGTGGATGCGGTTGTTTGATTTTGGTCGCGTGCGCGGCCCCGGCACGGGCGGTGGCGCCACAGGCGAGATCACGAACACGACGACGACCGCGCCGGGCTTCACCTTTTCGCAGGATGCGATGACGTGGATCATCGCCCGTGAAGCGGACCTCGGCCTGCAACGGCAAGAGTCGGGACAAAACTCCGGCGGCAGGGCTGCATTTGATTCCACAGCGCCGACCACGCTGAACCAGCAGTATCATTATGTGATCACCTTTGAAGATGGCGTGGGTGACTTCGGCACCGATGGCGGCATTTTGAAATGGTATCGCGATGGAGCGCAGATCGCGTCCATTTCGGTGCAGGGACGCCTTTCCACGCTGGAGGACGTGAACAACTGGATCGGTCGGTCGCAGTGGAGCGGCGATATGATGGCGCACATGGCGCTGAATGAACTGCGGCTCTACTCGCGCACGATGGCTCCGGCGGAAATTGCTGCAAACACCACCGCTGGCCCTGCTGGCACGCCGACGAGCATCGCGAACCGCTGGTCCTTCAATGAAGCTGCAGGCGCGGCCGCAGCGGGCACGGCGCTGACGGACAGCGTGGGTGGCGCGGTGGCGGTGGTGAAGGGGAATGGCTCCACCTTCGACGGTGCACAGCTCACGCTGCCCGGCACGACGAATGGTGATCAAACGGCTGCAAACATCTCCGGCTATGTCGATCTGCCGAATGGCATCATTTCATCCAAAACGAATCTCACCGTGGAAATCTGGGCCACGCCGATCTCGGCGCAGGCGTGGATGCGAGTGTTTGATTTTGGGCGTGTGAATGGGGCGGGTGTGGGCGGTGGCGCGGTGGGTGAGGTTTTGGAAAATGCCACGACGGCCTCGGGATTCACCCGCGCTCGGCGAAATCTGATGTTGTCTTTCGCCGTCGGCACAGACCTCAATGCGCAGCTCATCGAAATGCTCACCCCCGGTGGAGGGGCATGGCAGGACGCGGCTTTGGCGACGACGGCGGGCCAGCAGTATCATTATGTGATGACGTTTGAGGACGGCCTCGGTGACTTCGGTGCGGAGGGTGGCGTGGTGAAGTGGTATCGCGATGGTGCGCTGGCAGCGAGCTACTCCGTGCCGTTTCGGCTGGCGACGTATCAAGATGTGAATGCCTGGCTCGGACGCTCGCAGTGGACGGCGGACTCGAACGCGCATGTCTCCTTCAATGAGTTCCGTGTTTATGATTACGCCATGCCTGCGGACGTGGTGATCGCCAATCGCGATGCCGGACCGGATGCGCCGCCGGTGCAGGCTCCGAGCTGGACGGTGGCACCCACGCCGGTGAACCGTTGGACCTTCAACTCCGCCGCTGGCACCGCGCCGAGCGGCACCGTCTTCACTGACGTGATCAGCGGCACTCCGGCCATCGTGCGTGGTCATGGTGCGACGCTGAACGGGGCCAAAATCACGCTCCCTGGCGGCACCAATGGCAATCAAACCGCCGCGAATATCTCCGCGTATCTCGATCTGCCGAATGGCATCCTCAGCTCGAAACCGAACTTCACCGCCGAGGCCTGGTGTGCGCCGCTTTCTTCGCAGACGGACCAGCGGCTCTTCGATTTTGGCCGCACCACGGCCACACGCGGTCCAGGGGCGCTTTTGGGCGAAATCATTGATGACGGCACGATTGGCGGCTTCGGCGGCTTCGACAATCTGTGCCTCACGCTGAACTCCGGTGCTGCCTTTGGTCAAAACCGCCTGGAGGGCCAATACAACGGCGCAGCGCCCATTTTGTTCGAGACGAACCTGACGGCCGTGACGGTCCCTGGCCGCGAGTATCACTATGTGCTCGTCGTGGAGGACAATGCGGGCCTCTACGGCACCGGCGGCTGCGTGTCGAAGTGGTATCGCAACGGCGTGCTCCAGGATGTGCTGCCGTATCCCTTTCACATGAACCAGCTCGCCGACGTGAACAACTGGGTCGGCCGCTCGCAATACAGCGGGGACATGAACGCGCACTTCGCACTGAATGAGATGCGCATCTACGACCGGGCGCTCACGCCTGCGGAGATCGTGGCGAGTTACTATGCAGGCGCGGAGGCGCAATACGGCCCCGTGGCGGCCGTGGCGGACAGTGTGACGATCCACGCAGGCCAAAAAGTGCGCGTGGATGTGGTGCAAAACGACACCGGCGGCATCGCGGATCCGCTTTACCTCGAAGTCACGACTGCGCCTGCTGTCGGCACCGCCACGGTGCAAAACGACGGCACCATTTTGTATGCTCATGCGGGTGTGAACACCGCGCCGGTGACGTTTGCGTATCGTCTGCTCGGGCAGGGCGGTTGGTCGGCTCCGGCCACGGTGACGGTGAATGTCTCCACTGCGCTGCGCATCGCCACTGTGGGCCTGAATGTGCCTGATGCACCGCCGATGAATTCCGTGCAGGTGGCGGATGCGTTCAGCGGTGTGCAGTTCGTCAAGCCTGTCGCCGCGACGAGTCCGCCGGGCGATACGCAACGGCTTTTTGTCTGCGAGCTTGATGGCAAACTCAAAGTCATCCCCGATGTCACCGCCGCCACGCCCACGAGCGCTGTGGTGCTGGATTTACCAGCTCTGCTCGCCACACGCATCGGCGAGGTGATCGATCCTGGGCCCTTCAATGAGAACGGATTGCTCGGCATGGCCTTCCATCCGCAGTTCGCCACCAACGGCTATTTCTTCGTCACCTACACCGTGCAGAAAGCCAGTGATCCGACGGTTTGGTATAATCGCCTCTCACGCTTCACCATTCCTGCGGGGCAGATCAGCTCGCCGACACCTGCGGCTGATCCTGCGTCCGAGTTGATCTTCATCGAGCGACGCACCCGTGGCGCGAATCATCACGGCGGCGATATTCACTTCGGCGCGGATGGTTATCTCTACACAGCCTACGGCGACGAGGAGAATGCCAACGACTTCCGCAACAACAGCCAGCGCATCGATTTGAACTTCTTCGGCGCCATGTTGCGCATCGACGTGGATCGTCTGCCGGGCAATCTGGAGCCAAATCCGCACGCCTCCGTCCCCACGGACTCCGGCGTGGCTCGCTACAAAGTGCCCGCAAACAATCCGTATGTCGGCGTCACCACGTTCAATGGCGTCACGCTCACTCCGGCCAATGTGCGCACCGAGTTTTGGGCCGTGGGCCTGCGCAGTCCGTGGCGTTTCTCCATTGATGCACCCACGGGAGAGCTGTGGTGCGGCGATGTCGGCCAGGATGTGTATGAGGAGGTGCATCTGCTCGCCAGCGGCACGAACGCGGGCTGGGCCTTCCGCGATGGTCTGCACCCCGGCCCGAAGGCGGCGCAGGCACCGGGCGGCTTCACCTCCAGCGATCCGCTCTATGAATACCTGCACACCGGTGTCGCGGGCGGTGACGGCAATTTCAAAGGCAACTCCGTCATCGGCGGCGTGGTCTATCGCGGCACCGGCATCTCGAGCCTGACCGGTGCCTACATTTTTGGCGATCATGTCAGCGGCCACGTCTGGGCGCTCACGCGGCCTGGTGGAACCGCCAGCGTGCAGCGCATCGCGGGTTCCCCTGGCACGGTTGGTTTTGCCCGCGATCCCTCGAATGGCGATGTGCTGCTGCTCTCCATTTATGAAGGCAGAATCAAACGTCTCGCCTCCTCCGCATTGCCGGATGACAGCTACCCGGCGACTTTGAGCGCCACTGGCGTTTTCGCCGATCTCACCGATCTCGCACCCGCGCCCGGTGTGCTGCCTTACACGCCCAATTTGACCTTCTGGAGTGACTTCGCCGTGAAGAGCCGCTGGTTCACGCTGCCGGATGCCGGCAGCAAGATGACGTGGAGCAAAGATGGCGTGTGGACCTTCCCGAATGGCGGCGTGTGGGTGAAGCACTTCGACATGGAAATGACCCGCGGCAATCCCGCGACCAAGAAGCGCCTCGAAACTCGCTTGCTCGTGAAAAACACCAGCGGCGTCTATGGCGTGAGCTACCGCTGGAACGAAGCGCAGACCGAGGCCACGCTCGTGGCCGATGCAGGCGAGGAGTTCGATTTGAACATCATCGAGAATGGCACACCACGCGTCCAGCATTGGGGCATCCCCAGCCGCTCCCAGTGCCTGGCATGCCACACGAGCAACGCAGGCGGCATGTTGTCCTTCAACACGCGTCAGCTTAATCGCAACGGCACGCTGAATGGTTTCACCGGCAATCAGCTCGAACTGCTGCAAGCCGCCGGTTATTTCCACAACACCGTGCCCTCTACGAACCTCCTGCCGCGTCATGTGCGCCCGGATGAAACCGCCTTCCCCATCGAGGCCCGCGTGCGCTCGTATCTCGACGTGAACTGCTCCTATTGCCATCAGCCCGGCGGCTCCGGCCCCGCCTGGGATGGCCGCGCGCACCTCACTCTCACGCAGACTGGCATGATCAACGGCTTCGGTGTAGCGCTGCACGCTGGCGATAAACTCATCGTCCCCGGCGACACGCTGCATTCCATCATCCTCAGCCGCACCGGAGCCACAAATGGCTACGCACGCATGCCGCCGCTCGCCACCTCCGAAGTGGATCAAACCGGCATCCAGCTCCTCACCGACTGGATCAACACCTCCCTGCCCAGCCGTCAAACCTACAGCGACTGGCGGCTCGCCCAGTTCGGCAGCAGCACCAGTCCCGAGGGTGCCTCCAACGTCGATGCTGACGCCGATGGCGCGACGAACATGGCCGAGTTCCTCGCTCTCACAAATCCGCTCAGTGGCGTGAGTTATCTCAAACCGCAGCTCGGTGCTGCTGGCACCACTGCCACGCTCACTTTCGATGTGCCTGCCAATCGTAGCTTCATCATCGAAACCACCGCTGATTTAGTGAACTGGGTCCAATGGGACACGCCAGGAAACAACGGCCAGGCGCAGCCCGGCGGCAGCGTAACCATCTCCGGGCCGAGCAACGGCGTGCGGCAGTTCTTCCGGCTGCGGTTGAGTGAAAACTGA
- a CDS encoding sensor histidine kinase — protein MKSTHIVLFLVLLAAMQLAGAAEVVRSAAVLRAMAPDEAKKGLPVELEAVVTFVDRSWGNLFVHDGTAGVYVKASEQVKQASWIAVGQKVGVKGVTGDGFLPVIVAAELVDLGEGVMPAPMVPKSPEEIQTPAMDAQWVEVEGVVKRLADEYAGLTLYLQSGPLELPAALPRTETLAAVGTLPLHLLERRVRVRAVAATQFNQQRQMSGRHLYLPGMSFLTLLDPAQELPPAPLRRVDELLRVGSPLDERVRLRAVVTHAVPEQMLFLRGDGGSMRVDSALTPDLKPGTMIEAEGHATFMPLRPGLNAAALQKLEDGPSPLPLRLDLTSERRSAEQYELVTLDADFVEALPTPRETILLCRAGEVVFEANLPPGVAAPLALEPGMRLGLTGICELKMNNPFGIAQWTKEFTLKLRSARDVVILQRPPYWNAARLLLLLSAVGGAALLVAAWAWMLRRQVARQAAVIERQTTTKATLEERQRISRDLHDTLEQELSGLAILLDTTSRQFETGDGTPDKTLGLARQLLRRSREESRSTIRDLRSMAIEQLGLLGAMETMLRPLAESAGLTFVFSAEGNERRLRGDVESAFLRVAHEAVANAAKHSRGSRVEVRMSFSADAVKLAVSDDGTGFRPETAADDSTGHFGLSGMRERAVRIGADLRVDGQNGRGTCVSLVWSHSRLETRESHLEC, from the coding sequence ATGAAGTCCACCCACATCGTTCTTTTTCTCGTCCTGCTCGCTGCCATGCAGTTGGCAGGCGCGGCGGAGGTGGTGCGCAGCGCGGCGGTGCTGCGGGCGATGGCTCCTGATGAGGCGAAGAAAGGACTGCCAGTGGAGCTGGAGGCGGTGGTGACGTTTGTGGACAGGAGTTGGGGAAATTTGTTTGTGCATGACGGCACGGCGGGTGTGTATGTGAAGGCGAGTGAGCAGGTGAAGCAGGCGTCATGGATCGCCGTGGGGCAGAAAGTGGGAGTGAAAGGCGTGACGGGAGACGGCTTTTTGCCAGTGATCGTGGCGGCGGAACTCGTTGATCTGGGCGAGGGCGTGATGCCTGCGCCCATGGTGCCGAAGTCGCCGGAAGAGATTCAGACACCGGCGATGGATGCCCAGTGGGTGGAGGTGGAGGGCGTGGTGAAGCGCCTAGCAGACGAATATGCCGGCCTCACGCTTTACCTGCAATCAGGCCCGCTGGAGCTGCCTGCCGCTTTGCCGCGCACAGAGACGCTGGCGGCGGTGGGCACGCTGCCGCTACATCTGCTGGAGCGGCGTGTGCGGGTGCGTGCGGTGGCGGCGACGCAGTTCAATCAGCAGCGACAGATGAGCGGGCGGCATTTGTATCTGCCAGGCATGAGTTTCCTGACGCTGCTCGATCCGGCGCAGGAGTTGCCGCCAGCGCCGCTGCGGCGGGTGGATGAGCTGCTGCGAGTTGGCTCGCCTCTCGATGAGCGGGTGCGATTGCGCGCTGTGGTGACTCACGCGGTGCCGGAGCAAATGCTTTTTCTACGCGGTGATGGCGGCAGCATGAGGGTTGATTCGGCGCTGACACCGGATTTGAAACCGGGGACGATGATCGAGGCGGAAGGTCACGCGACGTTCATGCCGCTGCGGCCTGGATTGAATGCGGCGGCGCTGCAAAAGCTGGAGGATGGTCCATCGCCGCTGCCGCTGCGGCTCGATCTGACATCCGAACGCCGCAGCGCGGAGCAGTATGAGCTGGTGACGCTGGATGCGGACTTTGTGGAGGCGCTGCCGACTCCGCGTGAGACGATCCTGCTCTGCCGTGCGGGCGAGGTGGTGTTTGAGGCCAATCTGCCGCCTGGCGTGGCTGCGCCATTGGCGCTGGAGCCGGGGATGCGGCTGGGATTGACTGGCATCTGCGAGCTGAAGATGAACAATCCGTTTGGTATCGCCCAATGGACAAAGGAGTTCACGCTGAAGCTACGCTCGGCCCGTGATGTGGTCATTTTGCAAAGGCCTCCGTATTGGAATGCGGCGCGGCTCCTGCTGCTGCTCTCCGCTGTCGGTGGTGCGGCGTTGCTGGTGGCTGCTTGGGCCTGGATGCTGCGCAGGCAGGTGGCTCGGCAGGCAGCGGTGATCGAGCGGCAGACGACGACGAAAGCGACGCTGGAGGAGCGTCAGCGCATCTCCCGTGATCTGCATGACACGCTGGAGCAGGAACTCAGCGGGCTGGCGATCTTGCTGGATACGACCTCGCGGCAGTTTGAAACCGGTGATGGCACGCCCGACAAGACGCTGGGCCTCGCCCGGCAGCTTCTGCGGCGCAGTCGTGAGGAGTCGCGCTCCACCATCCGCGATCTACGCAGCATGGCGATCGAGCAGCTCGGCCTGCTCGGCGCGATGGAGACGATGCTGCGTCCCCTGGCGGAGAGCGCGGGTTTGACGTTTGTTTTTTCGGCAGAGGGCAACGAGAGAAGGCTCCGGGGCGATGTGGAGTCTGCATTCCTGCGTGTGGCACACGAAGCGGTGGCCAATGCGGCGAAACACTCGCGCGGCAGCCGTGTGGAGGTGCGCATGAGCTTTTCTGCTGATGCGGTGAAACTCGCCGTGAGTGATGATGGCACAGGTTTCAGACCCGAAACGGCTGCGGATGACTCCACCGGTCATTTCGGACTCAGCGGCATGAGGGAGCGCGCGGTGCGGATCGGCGCGGATTTGCGTGTGGACGGCCAGAATGGGCGCGGGACCTGTGTTTCCCTCGTTTGGAGCCACTCGCGGCTGGAGACGCGTGAATCCCACCTCGAATGTTGA